Proteins encoded by one window of uncultured Draconibacterium sp.:
- a CDS encoding cellulase family glycosylhydrolase, with protein MKKSIVWCVVLMIFMPINQLLAWEGMPMPKLHVEGRYLKDSTGHIVNLHGFAQTYSPWFNEQNKQWNNYDVQACLTYNQQIIDDILTAGWEMNFVRLHMDPYWSNTPGCTGRYEGEECFSETRFVKYLDEVFVPMAEYAVTKGLYVVMRPPGVCPENIEIGGVYQEYLLKVWDIVAQHPKLKNNPNIMFELANEPIHILGPDGTYGSGTQGHFDNLKTYFQAIVDTIRASADNILWIPGLGYQSQYSGYAINPIEGENIGYAVHVYPGWFNSGNGYEPFQRGWDEQVQPVADFAPVMVTEMDWAPEKYESSWGKDITGTAGGEGFGANFKKITDECGNVSWLLFTSPDLLADFTGIAPADGEEYTFLNDPEACPWPIYQWFKDYKQEYDFQGASTDYLTLTDLIVENGEALSVMTSSSTSLTVNAVFADGHTENISSLAEYTIDKPEIVQAFRGRIHALKDGEANITISYTGPGGNKMQASVQVNASTFPLTNEVFNPDIWEDGTFDETTGTLITGQYGFGGWYYSNGVDLSNYKYLVVKLGNTNACGFSFRLYDENSYWTTPGIYDVGNDDQVVVSLDNMYKDGTTTQMDPSHIYYVGFWSTGGCPLIIDDVYLTNDENYAKPTGIFDLFPVDSEPEFVDVYTITGARIRSQVERSEATKGLKDGIYIVGRKKVVVVGRN; from the coding sequence ATGAAGAAGAGTATAGTGTGGTGCGTGGTGTTGATGATTTTTATGCCAATAAATCAGTTGTTGGCGTGGGAGGGAATGCCTATGCCAAAACTCCATGTTGAAGGGCGTTATTTGAAAGATTCTACCGGGCACATTGTAAATCTGCATGGATTTGCACAAACCTATTCGCCCTGGTTTAACGAGCAAAATAAGCAATGGAACAACTACGATGTTCAGGCGTGCTTAACTTACAATCAGCAAATTATCGATGATATTTTAACCGCCGGCTGGGAAATGAACTTTGTTCGTTTACACATGGATCCATACTGGAGCAATACTCCCGGTTGTACGGGTAGATACGAAGGTGAAGAATGTTTTAGCGAAACGCGTTTTGTAAAATACCTCGACGAAGTTTTTGTACCCATGGCCGAATATGCAGTTACAAAGGGGCTGTATGTGGTAATGCGGCCTCCCGGTGTATGTCCCGAAAATATTGAAATTGGGGGCGTTTACCAGGAATATCTGCTGAAGGTTTGGGACATTGTTGCGCAGCATCCGAAATTGAAAAATAATCCGAACATCATGTTCGAGTTGGCCAACGAACCAATTCACATACTTGGTCCTGACGGAACATATGGATCCGGAACGCAGGGGCATTTCGATAACCTGAAAACCTATTTTCAGGCTATTGTTGATACCATTCGGGCCAGTGCAGATAATATTCTTTGGATACCGGGGCTGGGTTATCAGTCGCAATATTCGGGTTATGCCATTAATCCAATCGAAGGCGAAAATATTGGTTATGCCGTTCATGTTTATCCGGGCTGGTTTAACAGCGGAAACGGATACGAGCCCTTCCAAAGAGGCTGGGACGAGCAGGTTCAGCCGGTGGCCGACTTTGCCCCGGTAATGGTAACCGAAATGGACTGGGCACCGGAGAAATACGAATCCTCGTGGGGAAAAGACATCACCGGAACTGCGGGCGGTGAAGGGTTTGGTGCCAACTTTAAAAAAATTACCGACGAATGTGGCAATGTAAGCTGGCTGCTTTTTACCAGTCCCGATTTGTTGGCCGATTTTACCGGCATTGCTCCGGCAGACGGCGAAGAATATACGTTTTTGAACGATCCTGAAGCTTGTCCGTGGCCCATTTACCAATGGTTTAAGGACTACAAGCAGGAGTACGATTTTCAAGGAGCATCAACTGATTATTTAACGCTTACTGATCTGATTGTGGAAAATGGCGAGGCCTTATCAGTCATGACAAGCAGTTCAACCAGTTTAACAGTAAACGCTGTTTTTGCCGACGGACACACCGAGAACATCAGCTCTCTGGCAGAATACACAATCGATAAACCCGAAATTGTGCAGGCGTTCAGGGGGCGGATTCATGCCCTGAAGGATGGTGAAGCAAATATTACAATTTCTTACACGGGGCCGGGCGGAAATAAAATGCAGGCATCAGTGCAGGTTAATGCCAGCACATTCCCGCTCACCAACGAGGTGTTTAACCCCGATATTTGGGAAGACGGCACCTTTGACGAAACAACAGGAACGCTCATTACCGGTCAATATGGTTTTGGAGGCTGGTACTACAGCAACGGTGTAGATCTTTCAAACTATAAATACCTGGTGGTGAAACTGGGAAATACAAATGCCTGTGGTTTTTCATTCCGTTTATACGACGAAAACAGTTACTGGACAACACCAGGAATTTATGATGTGGGCAACGATGATCAGGTGGTGGTTTCGCTCGACAATATGTACAAAGACGGAACAACAACCCAAATGGATCCCTCGCATATTTATTATGTTGGCTTTTGGTCAACCGGAGGCTGTCCTTTAATCATCGATGATGTTTACCTCACCAACGACGAAAATTATGCAAAGCCTACCGGAATATTTGATCTTTTTCCTGTCGATTCAGAACCCGAATTTGTGGATGTTTACACTATTACCGGTGCAAGAATACGCTCTCAGGTAGAACGCTCCGAGGCTACAAAAGGACTGAAAGATGGGATTTACATAGTTGGCAGAAAAAAAGTTGTTGTGGTTGGCAGAAATTAA
- a CDS encoding glycoside hydrolase family 43 protein, protein MMNSKQKILTSFIALTLFFSAHVFGQNPIVQTYYTADPAPMVHDGTVYLYTSHDEDSTVNNFFTMYDWRCYSSTDMVNWTDHGAVASLKNFAWLDKTNGAWAPQCIGRDGKFYLYVPIHGEGISVLVADSPTGPFTDPLGKRLIETDHIWQDIDPTVFVDDDGQAYLYWGNPKLWYVKLNEDMISYDKSIGQNGVVSVEMTTEAFGTHEGRDGKPGPSYTEGPWFYKRNNLYYMVYAAAGIPEYIAYSTAPSPEGPWTYRGFIMERAPHLAFTNHAGIIDFKGKSYFIYHDQALSVNQGFKRSVSIEAFEYNPDGTIPVIVPTKEGVTESVENLNPYQRVEAETIAWSEGLKTKSDETVGVYVSNIDNNDFIKIRSVDFAKGAKKFEAAVAGVHSGSIEIRIDEKDGELLGTLAVTGTGGEQNWKTLSTKIKEAKGVHDVYLVFKGEDKGLFNFDWWQFK, encoded by the coding sequence ATGATGAATTCAAAACAAAAAATACTTACAAGCTTTATTGCACTTACGCTGTTTTTTTCAGCGCATGTTTTTGGGCAAAACCCCATCGTTCAAACCTATTACACTGCCGACCCCGCGCCGATGGTACACGATGGTACTGTGTATTTATATACAAGCCACGATGAGGATTCAACCGTAAATAATTTTTTTACCATGTACGATTGGCGTTGTTATTCGTCAACCGATATGGTAAACTGGACCGATCATGGAGCAGTGGCTTCGCTGAAAAATTTTGCGTGGCTCGATAAAACAAATGGCGCGTGGGCACCACAATGCATCGGGCGGGACGGAAAGTTTTATCTGTACGTTCCCATTCACGGAGAAGGCATTTCGGTTTTGGTTGCCGATTCGCCAACCGGCCCCTTTACCGATCCGCTCGGAAAACGTTTAATCGAAACCGATCACATCTGGCAGGATATCGATCCTACCGTTTTTGTTGATGATGACGGACAGGCTTACCTCTACTGGGGAAATCCAAAGTTGTGGTACGTGAAGTTAAACGAGGATATGATTTCATACGACAAAAGTATTGGGCAAAACGGAGTAGTTTCTGTTGAAATGACTACCGAAGCCTTTGGCACCCACGAAGGCCGCGATGGGAAGCCCGGTCCTTCTTACACCGAAGGCCCGTGGTTTTACAAACGCAACAATTTGTACTACATGGTGTATGCTGCTGCCGGAATTCCCGAGTACATTGCTTATTCCACAGCACCTTCACCTGAAGGGCCCTGGACTTATCGTGGATTTATTATGGAACGGGCACCACACCTGGCTTTTACAAACCATGCCGGAATTATTGATTTTAAAGGGAAGTCGTATTTTATTTATCACGATCAGGCTTTGTCGGTTAACCAGGGCTTTAAACGTTCTGTTAGTATTGAGGCCTTCGAATACAACCCCGACGGAACTATTCCTGTAATTGTTCCTACCAAAGAAGGTGTTACCGAAAGTGTTGAAAACCTGAATCCGTATCAACGTGTGGAGGCCGAAACCATTGCCTGGTCGGAAGGATTAAAAACGAAATCGGATGAAACGGTTGGTGTTTACGTGAGCAATATCGATAATAACGATTTTATAAAAATACGAAGTGTAGATTTTGCTAAAGGAGCCAAAAAGTTTGAGGCGGCTGTTGCCGGCGTTCATTCAGGAAGTATCGAAATCCGTATCGATGAAAAAGACGGCGAATTATTGGGAACTCTTGCTGTTACCGGCACCGGAGGCGAACAAAACTGGAAAACACTTTCAACCAAAATAAAAGAGGCTAAGGGTGTACACGATGTTTACCTGGTTTTTAAAGGAGAAGACAAAGGCTTATTCAATTTTGATTGGTGGCAATTCAAATAA
- a CDS encoding glycoside hydrolase 43 family protein, which translates to MNKYSFLLLILLLLAFQTSQAQKATNPIIYSDIPDMSMIRVGDNYYMSSTTMHMAPGVPIMKSTDLVNWEMVSYAYDTLGDVDALNLNNEKRAYGYGSWASCIRYHNNKFYVSTFSSTTGKTYIFSTTDIEKGKWEQISFQPSLHDHTLFFDDDGKTYIIWGNGKLMMAELEPDLSGVKEGTEQVLLENASAPAGENIMLGAEGSQLFKVNNKYYLFDITWPRGGMRTVVVHRADKITGPWEGRVALQDKGVAQGGLIDTPDGKWFAYLFRDNGSVGRIPYLVPVQWEDGWPVLGVDGKVPEELDLPASKGLIPGIVNSDEFTRKKNDADLPLVWQWNHNPVNELWSVRDRKGYLRLTTGRVDESFVYARNTLTQRTFGPVSSANTLVDASNMKDGDYAGLCALQRKYGQVGVKMTGGEKYIYMISNETDTPVEMESLPLTQNEVYFKIDCDFRERKDIARFYYSLDGKKWTAIGGPLKMEYTLMEHFMGYRFGLFNYATKNTGGHVDFDYFRINDKISADT; encoded by the coding sequence ATGAATAAATATTCTTTTTTGTTACTGATTCTTTTGCTGCTGGCATTTCAAACCAGCCAGGCACAAAAAGCTACTAATCCGATTATTTATTCGGATATACCCGATATGTCGATGATCCGGGTTGGAGATAATTATTACATGAGTAGCACCACCATGCACATGGCGCCCGGCGTGCCCATTATGAAATCGACCGATTTGGTAAACTGGGAAATGGTAAGTTATGCTTACGATACGCTGGGCGATGTTGATGCGCTTAACCTGAATAATGAAAAACGGGCTTACGGATACGGTTCATGGGCCAGCTGTATCCGTTACCACAACAACAAATTTTATGTGTCAACCTTTTCCAGTACCACCGGAAAAACCTATATTTTTTCAACAACCGACATTGAAAAAGGCAAGTGGGAACAAATTTCGTTTCAGCCAAGTTTGCACGACCATACCCTGTTTTTCGACGACGATGGAAAAACTTACATCATCTGGGGAAATGGCAAATTAATGATGGCCGAACTGGAACCTGATCTTTCAGGGGTGAAAGAAGGTACCGAACAGGTATTACTCGAAAATGCCAGTGCTCCGGCCGGCGAAAATATAATGCTGGGTGCCGAAGGTTCGCAACTCTTTAAGGTGAATAACAAATATTACCTTTTCGACATTACCTGGCCGCGAGGCGGAATGCGCACGGTTGTTGTTCACAGGGCGGATAAAATTACTGGTCCCTGGGAAGGTCGTGTGGCCCTTCAGGACAAAGGCGTGGCACAGGGCGGTTTAATCGATACTCCCGATGGAAAATGGTTCGCTTACCTCTTCCGCGATAATGGCTCGGTAGGCCGTATTCCGTACCTGGTACCTGTACAATGGGAAGACGGATGGCCCGTTTTGGGCGTCGATGGAAAAGTTCCCGAGGAGCTGGATCTGCCGGCAAGCAAAGGTTTAATTCCCGGAATTGTAAACTCCGATGAATTTACCCGCAAAAAGAACGATGCTGATTTGCCACTGGTTTGGCAATGGAACCATAATCCGGTGAACGAACTTTGGTCGGTTCGCGACCGCAAAGGATACCTGCGATTGACCACGGGCCGTGTTGACGAAAGCTTTGTTTATGCAAGAAACACACTGACTCAGCGAACTTTTGGCCCTGTGAGTTCAGCCAATACTTTAGTGGATGCTTCGAACATGAAAGATGGCGATTATGCCGGATTGTGTGCCTTACAAAGAAAGTACGGACAAGTGGGCGTAAAAATGACCGGCGGCGAGAAATATATTTACATGATCAGCAACGAAACCGATACCCCGGTTGAAATGGAAAGTCTGCCGCTAACACAAAACGAAGTGTATTTTAAAATCGACTGCGATTTCCGTGAACGAAAAGATATTGCCCGGTTTTATTACAGCCTCGACGGGAAAAAATGGACGGCAATTGGCGGCCCCCTAAAAATGGAATATACCCTGATGGAACATTTTATGGGCTATCGTTTTGGCCTTTTTAACTACGCTACGAAGAATACAGGAGGACACGTCGATTTCGATTATTTCAGAATCAATGATAAGATTTCAGCTGACACTTAG
- a CDS encoding DUF3237 family protein has translation MNFTFQKNQIVTVTLALLLFISFQGFAQNNNPENSESIFRDFKTELMWKANVKIGTMINVGESKRGTRRVIPITGGTFSGPKIKGEVLPGGEDWQLVRPDGDTELYARYLMKTDDGTVLQILNKALMHAPAQGEEGGFYVKSVIDIEAPVESAYDYLNHAIFLGTLEMPQLKSNEAPYVIIGVYKVL, from the coding sequence ATGAACTTTACATTTCAAAAAAATCAAATAGTAACAGTAACCCTTGCTTTGCTGCTATTCATTTCTTTCCAAGGTTTTGCACAGAACAACAATCCGGAAAACAGCGAAAGCATTTTCCGCGATTTTAAAACCGAACTAATGTGGAAAGCCAATGTGAAAATTGGTACGATGATAAATGTGGGCGAAAGTAAACGTGGAACGCGTCGTGTAATTCCGATCACCGGCGGCACATTTAGCGGACCAAAAATTAAGGGTGAGGTTTTGCCCGGTGGTGAAGACTGGCAATTGGTTCGGCCCGATGGCGATACCGAATTGTATGCCCGTTATTTAATGAAAACAGATGATGGCACAGTACTCCAGATTTTAAACAAAGCCTTAATGCATGCGCCTGCGCAAGGAGAGGAAGGCGGCTTTTATGTGAAATCGGTGATCGACATTGAAGCACCTGTAGAAAGTGCCTATGATTATTTAAACCACGCCATATTTTTAGGAACACTCGAAATGCCTCAGTTGAAATCCAATGAAGCACCTTACGTGATTATTGGGGTTTACAAAGTGTTGTAA
- a CDS encoding alpha/beta hydrolase-fold protein, translating into MRKLYITLAAILLCSVVSAQFAGIQRGQKPEPLPEGFKPASTNTFLARYPAVNAETREAIFKVVAPTAQKVQVDLAGKKYDMTKDTSGVWTCTSDPQVVGFHYYAILIDGVAVMDRNSEAYFGSNWESSGIEIPEGPEGDYYRFNKNIPHGQVRSIHYWSDINGLERHINVYVPAEYEANPNKKYPVLYLVHGWGEDENGWSVQGHMANIMDGLIAAGKAEPMIVVMPSGDIKTNSDVREASGNVTEIFAKDLVPYIDKTFRTKTDRENRAMAGLSRGGFQTTMTVFANMDLFAWMGTFSGFFVRGDAVDAFNGVFKDADAFNSKMNLLFISTGTEERNPKDQVMELKEHGINNIVFHESQGTAHEWLTWRRALNEFAPLLFK; encoded by the coding sequence ATGAGAAAATTATATATAACATTGGCTGCAATCTTGCTTTGCAGCGTAGTTTCAGCTCAGTTTGCGGGCATCCAGCGCGGGCAAAAGCCCGAGCCTCTACCCGAAGGTTTTAAACCGGCTTCAACAAATACTTTTTTGGCACGTTATCCGGCGGTAAACGCCGAAACACGCGAAGCTATTTTTAAAGTGGTGGCACCTACCGCACAAAAAGTGCAGGTAGATTTGGCCGGGAAAAAATACGATATGACCAAAGATACCAGCGGTGTTTGGACCTGTACGTCGGATCCGCAGGTGGTTGGTTTTCACTACTATGCTATATTGATTGACGGTGTGGCTGTGATGGACCGAAACAGCGAAGCTTATTTTGGAAGCAACTGGGAATCATCGGGTATTGAAATTCCCGAAGGCCCCGAAGGCGATTACTACCGTTTTAACAAAAATATTCCGCACGGACAGGTTCGTTCCATTCATTACTGGTCGGATATCAATGGTTTGGAGCGCCATATTAACGTGTATGTTCCTGCCGAATACGAAGCTAATCCGAATAAAAAGTACCCGGTTTTGTATCTTGTTCATGGCTGGGGCGAAGATGAAAATGGCTGGTCGGTACAAGGCCACATGGCCAATATTATGGACGGATTGATTGCTGCCGGAAAAGCAGAACCTATGATTGTGGTGATGCCAAGCGGCGATATCAAAACCAATTCCGATGTACGCGAAGCTTCAGGAAATGTAACGGAGATATTTGCCAAAGATTTGGTGCCATATATCGATAAAACCTTCCGCACTAAAACCGACAGGGAAAACCGAGCCATGGCCGGATTATCTCGCGGTGGTTTCCAAACTACAATGACCGTATTCGCCAACATGGATCTGTTTGCGTGGATGGGAACATTCAGCGGATTTTTTGTTCGTGGTGATGCCGTTGATGCTTTTAACGGTGTGTTTAAAGATGCCGATGCATTTAACTCAAAAATGAACCTTCTTTTCATTAGCACTGGCACCGAAGAACGAAATCCGAAAGATCAGGTTATGGAACTTAAAGAACACGGTATAAATAATATCGTATTTCACGAATCTCAGGGAACAGCTCACGAGTGGCTGACCTGGCGACGGGCATTGAATGAATTTGCACCGCTACTTTTCAAATAA
- a CDS encoding sialate O-acetylesterase has translation MKLKTYVLLLAVLLVVQLNGFSQDPNFHIYLCFGQSNMEGNARIESQDTVDVNPRFQVMSTIDCSELNRTKGNWYTAVPPLCRCKTGLTPADYFGRTLVENLPKHIKVGVINVAVGGCKIALFDKDSCESYVETAPFWMKGMLKPYDNDPYSRLVEMAKLAQKDGVIKGILLHQGESNTGDSLWTEKVKVVYDNLVADLGLQADNVPLLAGEVVADDQNGQCASMNKIIATLPDVIPNAYVIPSVGCPQRGDGLHFTAEGYRMLGKRYGLRMLSLLEYKSAAPKVIRGEGAPRAIAGQRNFGGTMLPGGQRPPRPRRPEPEIKTVSLDEISMSDPFIFPDKTTQTYYLTGTGGRLYKSKDLKMWTGPYSIIDLTGTWMDGNFVAAAEIHQFGDKYYLAGTWNDHGNPIEHVARRYTVPTNQSQLLVADSPEGPYKPLVQEYDFCLGPRDWDIIDGTLYEENDTVYMVFVHEWTQLIDGTMDYMPLSKDLTHRTAEPTTMFRASEAPWSKEMNSIGEATFGMKMPGWVTDGPQLFKTQTGKLGMLWSSWGDSRYAQGIAYSESGSIKGPWVQEEDSFKGDNSGHGMIFTTFDGERLFIIHHAEEKGPRKPQIYKIDDSGDKLILGKRYKL, from the coding sequence ATGAAACTTAAAACTTACGTTCTTCTACTGGCTGTCCTGTTGGTGGTTCAGTTAAATGGTTTTTCACAAGATCCTAATTTCCATATTTACCTCTGCTTCGGGCAGTCGAATATGGAAGGAAATGCACGTATCGAATCACAGGATACAGTTGATGTAAATCCTCGTTTTCAGGTGATGTCAACTATTGATTGTTCAGAATTGAACAGAACAAAAGGAAACTGGTACACGGCAGTTCCGCCTTTATGCCGTTGCAAAACAGGTTTAACGCCTGCCGATTATTTTGGTCGAACACTGGTGGAAAATCTGCCAAAACATATTAAAGTTGGTGTAATTAATGTGGCCGTGGGTGGTTGTAAAATTGCATTGTTCGACAAGGATAGTTGCGAATCGTATGTGGAAACAGCTCCATTTTGGATGAAGGGAATGCTCAAGCCTTACGACAACGATCCGTATAGCCGTTTGGTTGAAATGGCAAAGCTGGCTCAAAAAGATGGTGTTATAAAAGGTATTTTATTGCATCAGGGCGAGTCGAATACTGGTGATTCATTATGGACTGAGAAAGTAAAAGTGGTTTACGATAACCTGGTTGCCGATTTGGGTCTTCAGGCCGACAATGTGCCTTTGCTAGCCGGTGAAGTGGTTGCCGATGATCAGAATGGACAGTGTGCAAGTATGAATAAAATTATTGCCACGCTGCCCGATGTAATTCCCAATGCGTATGTAATCCCATCGGTTGGATGTCCGCAACGTGGCGACGGTCTGCACTTTACCGCCGAAGGTTACCGCATGTTGGGGAAACGCTATGGTTTACGAATGCTCTCCTTGCTTGAATACAAAAGTGCTGCGCCAAAGGTAATCAGAGGCGAGGGGGCTCCAAGGGCAATTGCGGGACAACGGAACTTCGGAGGAACAATGCTTCCCGGGGGACAACGCCCACCAAGACCTCGTCGTCCGGAACCGGAAATAAAAACCGTTTCGCTGGATGAAATTTCCATGAGCGATCCTTTTATTTTTCCTGATAAAACCACACAAACGTATTATTTAACCGGAACAGGTGGCCGCCTTTATAAAAGTAAAGACCTGAAAATGTGGACCGGCCCGTATTCGATAATCGACCTCACCGGAACCTGGATGGATGGCAACTTTGTTGCTGCTGCCGAGATTCACCAGTTTGGCGATAAATATTACCTGGCCGGAACCTGGAACGATCACGGTAACCCGATTGAACATGTTGCTCGCCGTTATACTGTGCCTACCAACCAATCTCAACTATTGGTAGCCGACTCGCCCGAAGGCCCGTACAAACCACTGGTTCAGGAATATGATTTTTGCCTTGGCCCACGCGATTGGGACATCATTGATGGAACGCTTTACGAAGAGAATGATACCGTGTACATGGTATTTGTACACGAGTGGACACAGCTGATTGACGGGACGATGGACTACATGCCGTTATCAAAAGATCTGACGCACCGAACTGCCGAACCTACCACAATGTTCCGGGCCAGTGAAGCACCCTGGTCGAAAGAAATGAACAGCATTGGTGAAGCTACTTTTGGTATGAAAATGCCGGGCTGGGTAACCGACGGACCTCAATTATTCAAAACACAAACCGGAAAACTGGGAATGCTGTGGTCGAGCTGGGGCGATAGCCGTTATGCCCAGGGTATTGCTTATTCTGAATCGGGAAGTATAAAAGGACCCTGGGTTCAGGAAGAAGATTCGTTTAAAGGCGATAACTCAGGCCACGGTATGATCTTTACAACGTTCGATGGCGAGCGGCTTTTTATCATTCACCATGCCGAAGAAAAAGGCCCCCGGAAACCTCAGATTTATAAAATCGACGACTCTGGAGATAAACTCATTCTGGGTAAAAGATACAAACTGTAA